From the genome of Fusobacterium varium, one region includes:
- the isdE_2 gene encoding Staphylococcal iron-regulated protein F has product MKKRYVVFIAIFLLIIGNASFGKEKFSIHQGDEDLQLDYFPKAVVTDSAIISRFLAALDIDLVGVASSTTKIPEKYDDVPRIGRSGIPDLERVKALKTDLVISTVYSKPALKPKYDNLNIPSFYMKVDTYDESMKAIEILGKAFHKDKEAKAILDDVKRREEILAEKLKGKEKKRIAILYGNGESFL; this is encoded by the coding sequence ATGAAAAAAAGATATGTTGTTTTTATTGCTATATTTTTACTTATAATAGGAAATGCATCTTTTGGAAAAGAAAAATTTTCTATACATCAGGGAGATGAAGATTTACAGTTGGACTATTTTCCAAAAGCTGTTGTCACTGATTCAGCTATAATATCAAGATTTTTAGCAGCACTGGATATTGATTTGGTAGGGGTGGCGAGCTCTACAACAAAGATACCTGAAAAATATGATGATGTTCCCAGAATAGGAAGATCTGGGATACCTGATTTGGAACGTGTAAAAGCTTTAAAAACTGATTTGGTAATATCAACTGTTTATTCTAAACCAGCATTAAAACCTAAATATGATAATCTTAATATACCAAGTTTTTATATGAAGGTAGATACATATGATGAATCTATGAAAGCCATTGAGATATTGGGAAAAGCTTTTCACAAAGATAAAGAAGCAAAAGCCATACTTGATGATGTAAAAAGGAGAGAAGAAATACTTGCAGAGAAATTGAAGGGGAAAGAGAAAAAAAGGATAGCCATACTCTATGGAAATGGAGAAAGTTTTTTATGA
- the rpoD_2 gene encoding RNA polymerase sigma factor rpoD gives MLDISEYIKDISTYPLLTPKEEREIAVKARSGDREAQEKLVTSNLRLVISIARKYTNMGIPILDLIQEGNMGLIRAVEKYEPDKNIRFSTYSTFWIKQSILRYITSSRGLIRFPSYVYDGISRMKKYVQDYKNKNSHCPSIDEICRSLDMKKKEAERYIDVLEKGNGIGNEMYGEMVEYCSSIIYDDTFEDEVIAKSSNIDLMKKVNKLPPREREVLIYRYGLLDEKVLTLGEIGQRMNLTKERIRQIQLEAIDRLREKL, from the coding sequence GTGTTGGATATTTCTGAATATATAAAAGATATAAGTACTTATCCTCTTTTGACACCTAAAGAGGAGAGAGAGATTGCAGTAAAAGCAAGATCTGGAGATAGAGAAGCACAGGAAAAATTAGTGACTTCTAATCTTAGACTGGTTATCAGCATAGCTAGAAAATATACAAATATGGGAATCCCTATACTTGATTTGATACAGGAAGGGAATATGGGATTGATAAGAGCAGTAGAAAAATATGAACCAGATAAGAATATAAGATTTTCTACTTATTCTACATTTTGGATAAAGCAGAGTATACTTAGATATATTACATCAAGTAGAGGGCTTATCAGGTTTCCTTCATATGTCTATGATGGCATATCAAGAATGAAAAAATATGTACAGGATTATAAAAATAAAAACTCACATTGCCCATCTATTGATGAGATATGCAGAAGTCTGGATATGAAAAAAAAAGAGGCTGAAAGATACATTGATGTATTGGAAAAAGGAAATGGGATAGGAAACGAAATGTATGGAGAGATGGTGGAATATTGCAGCAGTATAATTTATGATGATACTTTTGAAGATGAGGTTATTGCCAAAAGTTCAAATATTGATTTAATGAAGAAAGTAAATAAACTTCCACCAAGGGAAAGGGAAGTTCTGATATATAGATATGGACTATTAGATGAAAAGGTACTTACTTTAGGAGAAATAGGACAACGAATGAATCTCACTAAAGAGAGAATAAGACAGATACAACTGGAGGCAATTGATAGACTAAGAGAAAAATTATAA
- a CDS encoding Sulfite exporter TauE/SafE — MTPIEIFGMIVLGLGAGFSKLGLPTALVFSPLLASLYGGKTSAGIIIIPVVISDFTMLYLYGKDLELKTLKKILPMTILGIIVAVIFGNNISDEFFKKSMGILILVIGILTLLKSLNVNFSKLSYIFGFLGGFSSFIGNVSGPLMSIYLLNINLDKEKFYGTRSWFYFIVNFSKLILYFFFLKNINLFTVSRGACAIPTVFVGIFIGRFIVGKMNQNIFEKFIVLVSIISGLNLLLN; from the coding sequence ATGACACCTATTGAGATTTTTGGAATGATTGTTCTTGGACTTGGGGCTGGTTTTAGTAAACTTGGTCTTCCCACTGCTTTAGTCTTCTCTCCCCTGCTTGCTTCATTATATGGAGGTAAAACTTCTGCTGGTATTATAATCATACCTGTAGTTATTTCTGACTTTACTATGCTTTACTTATATGGAAAAGACCTTGAATTAAAAACATTAAAAAAAATACTTCCTATGACAATACTTGGAATAATTGTTGCTGTAATTTTTGGTAACAATATTTCTGATGAATTTTTTAAAAAAAGCATGGGTATACTCATACTGGTAATAGGTATTCTTACTCTTTTAAAAAGCCTTAATGTCAATTTTTCAAAATTAAGTTATATATTTGGTTTTCTTGGAGGTTTTTCTTCTTTTATAGGAAATGTATCTGGTCCTCTTATGAGTATATATCTCTTAAATATAAATTTAGATAAAGAGAAATTCTATGGAACTAGAAGCTGGTTTTACTTCATAGTTAATTTTTCAAAACTTATACTTTATTTCTTTTTCTTAAAAAATATTAATTTATTTACTGTATCAAGAGGTGCATGTGCTATTCCTACTGTCTTTGTAGGAATATTTATAGGTAGATTCATAGTTGGAAAAATGAATCAGAATATTTTTGAAAAATTTATTGTTCTAGTAAGTATAATCAGTGGATTAAATCTTCTTCTCAATTAA
- a CDS encoding Glycyl-glycine endopeptidase ALE-1 precursor, producing MKNRFYITITDFRGVKCYSFDKIIKKYLFVVGSLFFTGLVLLIIMIFVLKDKVDEYSYFKLENEKLYTQIEENRKNLEEKNLELENISEKITEIERLMGEDSIANSVNLNEIERLDLTKLNIIDKKYLLQMIPNGNPVSPFSGYSSGFGGRFHPVLEQRKFHYGLDFVAKIGTSVLAPGDGIVEYAGFNSGGFGNLIILSHNFGFKTYFAHLSEIDVKVGDFITKGTVIGKTGNTGRSSGPHLHYEIHYLGKRMDPKNFAKWSLENYDYIFKNEKGVKWQSLIEMTKLQTQIIQQKN from the coding sequence TTGAAAAATAGATTTTATATAACTATAACTGATTTCAGAGGGGTAAAATGCTATTCTTTTGATAAAATAATAAAAAAATATCTTTTTGTAGTGGGAAGCCTTTTCTTTACAGGACTTGTTTTACTGATAATAATGATCTTCGTCTTGAAAGATAAAGTAGATGAATACAGCTATTTTAAGCTCGAAAATGAAAAACTTTATACTCAAATAGAGGAAAATAGAAAAAATCTGGAAGAAAAAAATCTGGAACTTGAAAATATAAGTGAAAAGATAACAGAAATTGAAAGACTTATGGGTGAGGATAGTATTGCCAACTCAGTAAATCTCAATGAGATAGAGAGGCTGGATTTAACTAAGTTAAATATAATAGATAAGAAATATCTTCTTCAGATGATTCCAAATGGAAATCCAGTATCGCCATTTAGTGGATATTCAAGTGGATTTGGGGGGAGATTTCATCCTGTATTGGAGCAGAGGAAGTTTCATTATGGATTGGACTTTGTAGCTAAAATTGGAACAAGTGTACTAGCCCCTGGAGATGGGATAGTAGAATATGCAGGATTTAATTCTGGAGGATTTGGAAATCTTATTATATTATCACATAACTTTGGATTTAAAACATATTTTGCTCATTTAAGCGAGATAGATGTAAAAGTAGGAGATTTTATAACTAAGGGAACTGTAATTGGTAAAACAGGAAATACAGGAAGGTCCAGTGGACCTCATCTCCATTATGAAATACATTATCTTGGAAAAAGAATGGATCCAAAGAATTTTGCAAAATGGAGTCTAGAGAATTATGACTATATATTTAAGAACGAAAAGGGGGTAAAATGGCAATCTTTAATAGAAATGACAAAGTTGCAGACACAGATTATTCAACAAAAGAATTAA
- the ruvC gene encoding Crossover junction endodeoxyribonuclease RuvC has product MRVLGIDPGTAIVGFGVIDYENNKFKVIDYGCLYTDKDTPMEERLCQIYEKLSELIKKYNPEHMAIEELFFFKNNKTVISVGQARGVLLLCGKQNGLKIQGYTPLQVKTGITGYGKAEKKQVQLMVQKFLGMKELPKPDDAADALAIAITHINSLNSGYFGQALASTISTKALPKEKLTAKEYRNLILNR; this is encoded by the coding sequence ATGAGAGTGCTGGGAATTGATCCGGGAACAGCAATAGTAGGTTTTGGTGTAATTGACTATGAAAATAATAAATTTAAAGTAATAGATTATGGGTGCCTTTATACTGATAAAGATACTCCTATGGAAGAAAGACTCTGTCAAATTTATGAAAAGCTCAGCGAACTCATAAAAAAATATAATCCTGAACATATGGCAATAGAAGAACTGTTTTTCTTTAAAAATAACAAAACTGTTATTTCTGTTGGACAAGCTAGAGGTGTTCTTCTTTTATGTGGAAAACAAAATGGATTAAAAATACAAGGGTATACTCCTCTACAGGTTAAAACAGGTATAACTGGATATGGAAAAGCTGAAAAAAAACAGGTACAACTGATGGTTCAAAAATTTTTAGGAATGAAAGAGCTTCCAAAACCAGATGATGCAGCAGATGCATTGGCTATAGCCATCACTCATATAAACTCATTAAATAGTGGTTATTTTGGACAGGCTTTAGCTTCCACTATCAGTACCAAAGCACTACCAAAAGAAAAACTCACTGCCAAAGAATATAGAAATCTTATTTTAAATAGATAA
- the cbiK gene encoding Sirohydrochlorin cobaltochelatase produces the protein MGKMRNLLAGALLLAAGTAAFAHSEGGYVENDFFKGMKKGDKAAVLMVHFGTTYDDTRALTIDSINQKAKKEFKNADVKEAFTSRIVMRRLKARGIEKQNPSEVIKDLKANGYTHLLVQGTHIMNGVESNNLAEELKGYEKDFKDIRMGTPLLTTHEDYEAVAKAIAKKIGPLKANQGVVLVGHGTHHFGGSAYAMMDYVFTAEGMDTYAVGTVEGYPEFDNVVAKLKSKGVKDVILMPFMFVAGDHANNDIAEDWNNDLKEAGFTVSKIILEGLGQNPDIQNIYIEHAKFAAQHKPEDMQAKKVQYANEKD, from the coding sequence ATGGGAAAAATGAGAAACTTATTAGCAGGAGCTTTGCTTCTTGCAGCAGGAACTGCAGCTTTTGCACATTCAGAAGGAGGATACGTGGAAAACGATTTTTTCAAAGGAATGAAAAAAGGGGACAAAGCAGCTGTGCTTATGGTTCACTTTGGAACTACTTATGATGATACTAGGGCTTTAACTATTGATTCTATCAACCAAAAAGCTAAAAAAGAATTTAAAAATGCTGATGTAAAAGAAGCATTTACTTCAAGAATAGTTATGAGAAGATTAAAAGCCAGAGGAATAGAAAAACAAAATCCTTCAGAAGTTATCAAGGATTTAAAAGCTAATGGTTACACTCATTTGTTGGTACAAGGTACTCATATTATGAATGGTGTCGAATCTAATAATCTTGCTGAAGAATTAAAAGGATATGAAAAAGATTTTAAAGATATAAGAATGGGAACTCCACTTTTAACTACTCATGAAGACTATGAAGCTGTTGCTAAAGCTATAGCTAAAAAAATAGGACCTTTAAAAGCTAATCAAGGTGTAGTTTTAGTAGGACATGGAACTCATCATTTTGGTGGATCTGCTTATGCTATGATGGATTATGTATTTACTGCTGAAGGAATGGATACTTATGCAGTTGGTACAGTTGAAGGATATCCTGAATTTGACAATGTTGTTGCTAAATTAAAATCTAAAGGGGTTAAAGATGTTATCTTAATGCCATTTATGTTTGTTGCTGGAGATCATGCTAATAACGATATAGCTGAAGATTGGAATAACGATCTTAAAGAAGCTGGATTTACAGTTTCTAAAATTATATTAGAAGGTTTAGGACAAAATCCAGATATTCAAAATATCTATATTGAACATGCTAAATTTGCTGCTCAACACAAACCTGAAGATATGCAGGCTAAAAAAGTTCAATATGCTAATGAGAAAGACTAG
- the ytfL gene encoding Putative Mg2+ and Co2+ transporter CorB: MSVFLKFILLIILILMSIFLSMSEISLASARKMKLQIMIEEGDENAEKVLKVQETSGNFFTAIQIGINAIAILGGIIGDNIAGPWVTLFIGKWIPGLAGNAAMIGSIVSFLIITGMFIEFADLIPKRLAMVAPEAIAVHIINPMLVLIYVLRPLIFIFNGTATFIFKLFRVPLTRNDIITYDDIFAVVDAGAEAGVVQKKEHHLIENIFELDTRWVSSIMTTRDEIIYLTLEEGEESIKEKIANYPHSKFLVCQNEIDTVLGYVDSKDILPRILKGEMSGLHDIQEICNPNLLIIPNTLTLSEALDRFNEARDDFAIILNEYGHVVGLVTLNDVVNTLMGDIVYQAQDEQQIISRGEGSWLMDGVTPIEDVKKVLDIEKFPEEDTYETIAGFMMYMLKSIPKKAAMVEFENYTFEVVDVDNFKVDQLLVTKKEEQKEEDFGNINLE; this comes from the coding sequence ATGAGCGTTTTTTTAAAGTTTATTTTACTCATTATTTTGATATTAATGAGTATTTTCTTATCTATGAGTGAAATATCCCTTGCCTCCGCAAGGAAGATGAAGCTGCAGATAATGATAGAAGAGGGAGATGAAAATGCTGAAAAAGTATTGAAGGTACAGGAAACTTCAGGAAACTTTTTTACAGCCATTCAAATAGGAATAAATGCTATTGCAATATTAGGTGGTATAATTGGAGATAATATAGCAGGACCATGGGTAACACTTTTTATAGGGAAATGGATACCAGGACTTGCAGGAAATGCAGCTATGATAGGAAGTATAGTATCATTCCTTATAATTACAGGAATGTTTATTGAGTTTGCAGACTTGATACCTAAAAGGTTGGCAATGGTAGCACCAGAAGCAATAGCAGTGCATATAATCAATCCCATGTTAGTTTTAATATATGTGCTAAGACCTTTGATATTTATATTCAATGGTACAGCTACTTTTATTTTTAAACTATTCAGAGTGCCTTTGACAAGAAATGACATTATTACATATGATGATATCTTCGCTGTGGTTGATGCTGGAGCTGAAGCAGGAGTAGTTCAAAAAAAAGAACATCATTTGATAGAAAATATATTTGAACTTGATACCAGATGGGTTTCCTCAATAATGACTACTAGAGATGAGATTATATATTTAACTTTAGAAGAGGGAGAAGAGAGCATAAAGGAAAAGATAGCCAATTATCCTCACTCTAAGTTTTTAGTATGTCAAAATGAGATAGATACAGTACTGGGATATGTAGATTCTAAAGATATTCTTCCTAGAATACTGAAAGGTGAAATGAGTGGACTTCATGATATACAAGAGATATGTAATCCAAACCTTCTAATAATTCCAAATACCTTGACATTATCAGAAGCTTTGGATAGATTTAATGAGGCAAGAGATGATTTTGCTATAATATTAAATGAGTATGGGCATGTAGTAGGACTTGTAACATTAAATGATGTAGTAAATACACTTATGGGAGATATAGTTTATCAAGCTCAAGATGAGCAGCAGATAATTTCAAGAGGAGAAGGCTCTTGGTTAATGGACGGAGTTACACCTATTGAAGATGTAAAAAAAGTACTGGATATAGAAAAATTTCCAGAGGAAGACACTTATGAAACAATAGCTGGTTTTATGATGTATATGTTGAAAAGTATTCCCAAAAAAGCTGCTATGGTAGAATTTGAGAACTATACTTTTGAAGTTGTTGATGTAGACAATTTTAAAGTTGATCAGCTATTAGTAACAAAAAAAGAGGAACAGAAAGAAGAAGATTTTGGAAATATAAATCTTGAATAA
- a CDS encoding Polymer-forming cytoskeletal, producing the protein MAIFNRNDKVADTDYSTKELTKVSQGTSFTGDVVSECNLLIDGEINGNILSRASVTIGPKGKVEGKIAASKIVISGFFKGELEGDTVELSATSNVIGDIISDKLVIEDGGNFEGYSKKKKSNEYLSMKDDEEEKTNSYEEEEIDE; encoded by the coding sequence ATGGCAATCTTTAATAGAAATGACAAAGTTGCAGACACAGATTATTCAACAAAAGAATTAACTAAGGTATCACAGGGGACTTCATTCACAGGAGATGTAGTAAGTGAATGTAATTTGCTTATTGATGGGGAAATCAATGGAAATATACTTTCAAGAGCATCTGTTACTATTGGGCCTAAAGGTAAAGTTGAAGGAAAGATAGCAGCTTCAAAAATTGTTATAAGTGGATTTTTCAAAGGGGAATTAGAAGGGGATACTGTTGAACTTTCAGCAACAAGTAATGTAATAGGAGATATTATAAGCGACAAACTTGTAATAGAAGATGGTGGAAACTTCGAGGGATATAGTAAGAAAAAAAAATCTAATGAATATCTAAGTATGAAAGATGATGAAGAGGAAAAAACAAATTCATATGAGGAAGAAGAGATAGACGAATAA